The following proteins come from a genomic window of Heyndrickxia acidicola:
- a CDS encoding NAD(P)-dependent oxidoreductase encodes MGAANRPKISFEDLSLNFQEINPELTKQEAVEEANRCLYCYDAPCIKACPTGIDIPTFIKKIASGNLKGSAKTILSANPIGASCARVCPTEELCEGACVLNHSTKPIMIGNLQRYATDWAIKNEKVLFEPGKKNGKSVAIVGGGPAGLSAARELALLGYDVTIFEAEEKAGGLNTYGIVSFRLPLSISYWEVKQIESLNVEIRTNTKVGEDITVEEILKNYNAIILAVGMSQVPALGISGEDLAGVFDAIEFVKETKTKPISNQLIGKKVAVIGAGNTAIDAATSSVRLGAENVKILYRRTIEEMTAYEFEYEFAKQDGVEFRWLTAPLRIIGDEHGRVKGIECIKMELAEPGEDGRRRPVPIEGSEFTLEVDTVIKANGQSRYIELIEQFNLEHDGGVVFINPATYQTSNKRVFACGDVIFGKGQGEAMVVSAAQHGKESAYAIHQFLNQSLVKTALD; translated from the coding sequence TTGGGTGCTGCAAATCGTCCCAAAATATCATTTGAAGACCTGAGCCTGAATTTTCAAGAAATAAATCCGGAGTTAACAAAGCAGGAAGCGGTAGAAGAGGCAAATCGATGCCTATACTGCTACGATGCACCTTGTATAAAAGCGTGTCCAACCGGAATTGATATTCCGACGTTTATAAAGAAAATAGCTTCAGGCAATTTAAAAGGATCTGCTAAGACTATTTTATCTGCAAATCCGATTGGAGCAAGCTGTGCCCGTGTCTGTCCGACTGAGGAATTATGTGAAGGGGCCTGTGTCCTAAATCATTCTACTAAGCCGATTATGATTGGCAACCTGCAGCGTTATGCGACAGACTGGGCCATCAAGAATGAAAAGGTTCTATTCGAACCGGGTAAGAAAAATGGTAAATCGGTTGCGATTGTTGGCGGAGGTCCAGCTGGCTTGTCTGCTGCGAGGGAACTGGCGTTGTTGGGTTATGATGTCACAATCTTTGAAGCAGAAGAGAAGGCTGGAGGATTAAACACATATGGAATTGTCTCATTTAGGCTTCCTTTAAGCATTTCCTACTGGGAAGTTAAGCAAATTGAGAGCCTCAATGTTGAAATTCGAACCAATACAAAAGTAGGCGAAGATATAACAGTAGAAGAAATTTTGAAAAACTATAACGCTATCATTCTAGCCGTAGGCATGTCACAGGTTCCAGCATTGGGTATTAGCGGAGAGGATTTAGCAGGAGTATTTGACGCAATTGAATTTGTCAAAGAAACGAAAACAAAACCGATATCAAACCAGCTTATTGGAAAAAAGGTAGCAGTGATTGGTGCAGGGAACACAGCGATTGATGCAGCAACCAGTTCAGTTCGTCTAGGGGCTGAAAATGTCAAAATCCTTTACAGACGAACAATCGAGGAAATGACCGCTTATGAGTTTGAATATGAATTCGCTAAACAAGATGGGGTTGAATTTAGATGGCTGACAGCCCCATTAAGGATTATAGGAGATGAACATGGAAGGGTAAAAGGAATTGAATGCATCAAAATGGAGTTAGCTGAACCAGGTGAAGATGGCCGCCGCCGCCCTGTTCCAATTGAGGGATCTGAATTTACTCTTGAGGTAGATACAGTAATAAAAGCAAATGGACAGTCAAGATATATTGAACTAATTGAACAGTTTAATCTTGAACATGACGGTGGAGTTGTATTCATTAATCCTGCCACTTATCAGACATCAAATAAGAGGGTATTTGCATGCGGGGATGTCATTTTCGGAAAAGGGCAAGGAGAGGCAATGGTCGTTTCGGCGGCACAGCATGGGAAAGAAAGTGCTTATGCCATTCATCAATTTCTGAATCAATCTTTGGTTAAAACAGCATTGGACTGA
- the preA gene encoding NAD-dependent dihydropyrimidine dehydrogenase subunit PreA, with amino-acid sequence MADLRINLAGIKSPNPFWLASAPPTNTGYQVQRAFEAGWGGAVWKTLGDPILNVSSRFAAVSFNGQKVAGFNNIELITDRPLEVNLKEIYETKKRFPDHAIIASLMVEPKQKKWHEIVKRVEDVGVDGLELNFGCPHGMAERGMGAASGQVPALVEKQTYWVKEVAQTPVIVKLTPNITDITATAEAAVKGGADAVSMINTINSLAGVDLDSWNTIPHVGGKGAHGGYCGPAVKPIALHMVGECARNPRINIPISGIGGISNWQNAVEFILMGATGVQVCTAAMHHGFRIVEDMIEGLTNYLDEKGIASVMDLVGKAVPKYSDWGDLDLNYNVVARINNDVCINCNKCHIACEDTSHQCIDLLKDENGNGILKVREEDCVGCNLCSIVCPVDGAIDMIEVPSELPPMTWNERQGALGTVSGRVETVIK; translated from the coding sequence ATGGCAGATTTACGGATTAATTTAGCAGGAATTAAATCACCAAATCCTTTTTGGTTAGCTTCTGCCCCCCCCACAAACACAGGGTACCAGGTCCAACGTGCCTTTGAAGCAGGCTGGGGAGGAGCTGTTTGGAAAACACTGGGTGATCCAATATTAAATGTTTCATCTAGATTTGCAGCTGTTAGTTTTAATGGCCAAAAAGTAGCTGGGTTTAATAATATTGAATTAATTACAGATCGTCCGCTGGAGGTAAACTTAAAGGAAATTTACGAAACAAAAAAGCGTTTCCCGGATCATGCTATCATTGCATCACTAATGGTAGAACCAAAGCAAAAGAAATGGCATGAGATTGTTAAAAGAGTTGAAGACGTAGGCGTAGATGGCCTAGAACTCAACTTTGGCTGTCCGCATGGAATGGCTGAAAGAGGAATGGGAGCTGCTTCAGGTCAAGTACCGGCATTAGTAGAAAAACAAACATATTGGGTAAAGGAAGTCGCTCAAACCCCTGTCATTGTAAAACTGACACCGAATATAACAGATATTACAGCTACGGCTGAAGCTGCAGTCAAGGGCGGAGCTGATGCTGTAAGTATGATAAATACGATTAACAGTTTAGCTGGTGTTGATCTTGATTCCTGGAATACCATTCCACATGTAGGCGGTAAAGGTGCTCATGGAGGTTATTGCGGTCCTGCCGTAAAACCAATTGCGTTACATATGGTAGGTGAATGTGCAAGAAATCCAAGGATTAACATCCCTATATCTGGAATTGGTGGGATTTCAAACTGGCAAAATGCAGTAGAATTTATATTAATGGGGGCAACAGGTGTTCAAGTTTGTACAGCTGCTATGCACCATGGTTTTAGAATTGTAGAGGATATGATTGAAGGGTTAACGAATTATTTAGATGAAAAGGGTATAGCCTCTGTCATGGACTTGGTCGGAAAAGCTGTACCAAAATATTCTGATTGGGGAGACCTTGATCTTAACTATAACGTGGTTGCGAGAATTAATAATGATGTATGCATCAATTGCAACAAATGTCATATTGCCTGTGAAGATACCTCCCATCAATGCATTGATCTATTGAAGGATGAAAATGGGAACGGCATCCTTAAAGTAAGAGAAGAGGATTGTGTTGGCTGTAATTTATGTTCTATTGTTTGTCCTGTTGATGGTGCGATTGATATGATTGAAGTACCAAGTGAACTTCCGCCGATGACATGGAATGAACGTCAGGGAGCCCTTGGCACTGTATCCGGGCGGGTTGAAACGGTGATTAAATAA
- a CDS encoding aspartate aminotransferase family protein encodes MIKNKTEELIKKDRQYLWHHMAPYSEKSAPTIAVEGKGSWITDINGQKYLDAMSGLWCVNVGYGREELAQAAYDQLKTLPYFPLSQSHLPAIQLAEKLNEWLEGDYVIFFSNSGSEANETAFKIVRQYHQQNGEASRYKFISRYRAYHGNTMGSLAATGQAVRKFNYEPLAPGFIHVSPPDSYRRPAGQSVKEFNLQCALEIEKTIIWEGKETIGAVIMEPAITGGGVLVPDPIYMEKVQEICQKYGVLLIIDEVICGFGRTGKKFGHMHFNIKPDIVTMAKGLTSGYLPLSATAVRRDLYEKFKSSEEYGYFRHVNTFGGNPAACALALKNLEIYEKENLIERSRYLGERLREEMKDIEDHPFVGDIRSFGFLMGIELVEDKETKKPLDVSKVDQIIAWCKSNGLIIGKNGATVAGYNNILTLSPPLSSTEEDLEFIVRTLKNEMYKIV; translated from the coding sequence ATGATAAAGAATAAAACAGAAGAGTTGATTAAGAAAGACCGTCAATATTTATGGCACCATATGGCTCCGTATAGTGAAAAATCTGCACCAACCATTGCTGTAGAAGGAAAAGGTTCGTGGATTACCGATATCAATGGTCAAAAGTATTTGGACGCCATGTCCGGCTTATGGTGTGTGAATGTTGGCTATGGAAGGGAAGAGCTGGCCCAGGCAGCCTATGACCAATTAAAAACATTACCCTATTTCCCTCTTTCACAAAGTCATCTTCCGGCCATTCAACTAGCTGAAAAATTAAACGAATGGTTAGAAGGGGATTATGTCATTTTCTTTTCAAACAGTGGTTCGGAGGCGAATGAAACAGCATTTAAAATTGTTCGTCAATATCATCAGCAGAATGGTGAGGCAAGCCGCTATAAATTTATATCCCGGTATCGTGCTTATCACGGTAATACAATGGGATCCTTAGCTGCAACAGGACAGGCGGTTCGGAAATTCAATTATGAGCCACTTGCCCCGGGATTTATACATGTCAGCCCCCCCGACAGCTACCGCCGTCCTGCCGGGCAATCGGTTAAAGAATTTAATTTGCAATGTGCTTTGGAAATTGAAAAAACAATCATTTGGGAAGGGAAAGAAACCATTGGAGCCGTCATCATGGAACCGGCTATTACAGGTGGAGGTGTTCTCGTTCCCGATCCGATTTACATGGAGAAAGTGCAGGAAATTTGTCAGAAGTACGGTGTTCTCCTCATTATAGATGAAGTTATTTGTGGATTTGGCCGCACCGGAAAAAAATTCGGCCATATGCACTTTAATATCAAGCCGGATATAGTCACTATGGCAAAAGGTTTAACGAGTGGATATCTCCCTCTTTCAGCAACAGCGGTAAGGCGAGACCTCTACGAAAAATTTAAGAGTTCCGAAGAGTATGGTTATTTCCGGCATGTCAACACATTTGGAGGAAACCCTGCTGCCTGTGCACTCGCTTTGAAAAACCTGGAGATTTATGAGAAGGAAAACCTGATTGAACGTTCTCGTTATCTTGGTGAACGATTAAGAGAAGAAATGAAAGACATAGAAGATCACCCATTTGTTGGGGATATCCGATCTTTCGGTTTTTTGATGGGAATTGAACTTGTAGAGGATAAAGAAACGAAGAAGCCTTTAGACGTATCAAAAGTAGATCAAATTATCGCTTGGTGCAAATCAAATGGTTTGATCATTGGTAAAAACGGTGCAACGGTTGCCGGATATAATAATATTCTTACTTTGTCACCACCGCTATCTTCTACTGAAGAGGATTTAGAGTTCATCGTCAGAACATTGAAAAATGAAATGTATAAAATTGTTTAA
- a CDS encoding mechanosensitive ion channel family protein codes for MNENLYNIVIHSMLFKFIAYSLLIILLGLSFKGTALYASAKNSALNERFTPVFLSSVNWLMYYSIILLFLFIFSKKKWLFYPLYSQGGVKVTLFLVIIAIMLVSLASRLVKLLTRYILTPVYKHYDVDKGLGFTFNQVIYYVVMLLAVWISFKSVGIDLTALGTVFSVLGIGIGFGMRNIAGNFVSGIIMLFERPVEVGEVIQIDDTVGKVEKIRLRSTLVRSAKEGALIVPNQYFIEQVIKNRTGAEVTAQVMISVEYGADTKEVELLLYKAVKKVKDEQAGILKALDTSIRLINIRGSAIDFLIELPVMNLDVKDEIESRLRHSIVKLFMEKQIRLATYVASQPMVKE; via the coding sequence ATGAATGAGAATCTTTATAATATAGTAATTCATTCTATGCTTTTCAAATTTATTGCATATTCCCTTCTAATAATCCTTCTAGGCTTATCTTTTAAAGGAACGGCTTTATACGCTTCAGCCAAAAATTCGGCTTTAAATGAACGATTTACACCGGTATTTCTATCCTCCGTAAACTGGCTGATGTACTACAGCATTATACTCTTGTTTCTTTTTATCTTTTCTAAGAAAAAATGGCTATTCTATCCTCTCTATTCACAGGGCGGAGTCAAGGTTACCCTTTTCCTGGTGATTATCGCTATCATGTTAGTTTCACTTGCAAGCAGGCTGGTAAAGCTGCTTACAAGATACATTTTAACCCCTGTTTATAAGCATTACGATGTGGACAAGGGATTAGGATTTACCTTTAATCAAGTTATTTATTATGTTGTCATGCTGCTCGCGGTGTGGATCAGCTTCAAAAGTGTTGGTATTGATTTAACGGCTCTTGGTACTGTTTTCAGTGTGCTGGGGATCGGGATAGGCTTTGGGATGAGAAACATAGCGGGGAACTTTGTCTCAGGAATTATTATGCTCTTTGAGAGACCTGTCGAGGTAGGTGAAGTCATTCAAATTGATGATACAGTGGGCAAAGTGGAAAAAATCAGGCTCCGATCCACCCTCGTGAGAAGCGCGAAGGAAGGTGCGCTGATTGTACCGAATCAATATTTTATAGAACAAGTGATAAAAAATCGGACGGGGGCTGAAGTAACGGCCCAGGTGATGATTAGCGTGGAATACGGGGCTGATACTAAAGAAGTTGAACTCCTCCTCTATAAAGCAGTAAAAAAAGTAAAGGATGAACAGGCAGGCATTCTAAAAGCGCTTGACACATCCATTCGCTTGATTAATATCCGCGGGAGTGCCATAGATTTCTTAATTGAACTGCCCGTCATGAATTTAGATGTAAAAGATGAAATTGAAAGCAGGCTCCGGCACTCTATTGTAAAGCTATTTATGGAGAAACAGATTCGGCTCGCTACTTATGTAGCATCCCAGCCTATGGTAAAAGAATGA
- a CDS encoding LysR family transcriptional regulator has translation MELLQLKYFQVVARLEHMTRASEELNIAQPSLSKTISRLEEDLGVPLFDREGRQIKLNHYGKAFLRRVDRVFMEITEGKQELQSLSGLHQGTVQLAISIPSILPELVSSFLIEHSNVYFQQLIAGNSSMASLIERGDIHMGISSTPIEGTDIEWTPLLTEEVFLMVPNNHPLAKKKSIDLIEAKDESFISTNTGIGVRNVTDAYCREAGFIPKIAFEGDETLLIARLVQKGLGVAFVPALTWFISPHQSVSLLRIKNPVFQRTIGIARSKRRHASYAADCFFQHVVSYFEKISFKLEKHFT, from the coding sequence ATGGAACTTTTACAGCTGAAGTACTTTCAGGTGGTTGCTCGCCTGGAACATATGACAAGAGCATCAGAAGAGTTGAATATCGCACAGCCATCCTTAAGTAAAACGATTTCAAGGCTTGAGGAAGATCTCGGTGTCCCTTTATTTGACCGGGAGGGAAGACAAATCAAGCTGAATCACTATGGTAAAGCCTTTTTAAGAAGGGTGGACCGTGTATTTATGGAAATAACAGAAGGAAAGCAGGAATTGCAAAGCCTCTCGGGACTTCATCAGGGAACCGTACAGCTTGCTATTTCCATTCCAAGTATTTTACCAGAGCTTGTCAGCTCGTTCTTAATAGAGCATTCTAATGTTTATTTTCAGCAGCTGATTGCTGGAAATTCATCCATGGCGTCCTTGATAGAAAGGGGTGACATTCATATGGGAATTTCTTCGACGCCGATAGAAGGTACGGATATTGAATGGACTCCTTTATTGACTGAAGAAGTTTTTCTCATGGTTCCTAATAACCATCCTTTGGCAAAGAAAAAGAGTATTGATCTAATTGAAGCAAAGGACGAGTCATTTATTAGTACGAATACAGGAATTGGTGTTAGGAATGTAACGGATGCCTATTGCCGGGAGGCAGGATTTATCCCGAAAATCGCTTTTGAAGGGGATGAGACTCTCTTAATTGCAAGGCTCGTCCAAAAGGGGCTTGGGGTAGCTTTTGTACCGGCGCTAACCTGGTTTATTTCTCCCCATCAATCAGTATCTTTGCTGCGCATTAAAAATCCGGTGTTTCAACGTACCATTGGGATTGCGCGCTCAAAACGGAGGCATGCCTCCTATGCAGCAGATTGTTTCTTTCAACATGTTGTCAGCTATTTCGAGAAAATTTCATTTAAACTGGAAAAGCATTTTACATAA
- the ald gene encoding alanine dehydrogenase — MIIGVPKEIKNNENRVGITPAGVSAFKANNHEILVESDAGLGSGFTDEEYIASGAKIVFSAKEAWTADMVMKVKEPLPQEYDYFHEGLILFTYLHLAPEYDLTKALLERKVTAIAYETIQLDNGYLPLLTPMSEVAGRKSVQIGAQFLEKPYGGKGILLSGVPGVASAEVVIVGGGVVGTNAAKMAVGLGANVTILDISASRLRKLDDQFQGRLNTLISNPYNIAEAVRKADLLVGAVLIPGAQAPRIVTEEMVKSMQEGSVVVDVAIDQGGSIETIDRVTTHSDPTYKKYGVIHYAVANIPGAVPRTSTIALTNVTVPYGLEIANKGVCKASLENTALAKGINLIDGKVTFKAVAEAHKLAYTNIKQIVNNQTIAI, encoded by the coding sequence ATGATTATCGGTGTGCCTAAAGAAATTAAAAACAATGAAAACCGAGTAGGTATTACACCAGCCGGGGTATCAGCTTTTAAGGCAAATAATCATGAGATTTTGGTAGAATCAGACGCAGGTCTTGGAAGTGGCTTCACCGACGAGGAATATATTGCTTCTGGAGCGAAAATAGTATTCTCAGCAAAGGAAGCATGGACTGCAGATATGGTTATGAAAGTGAAAGAACCGCTTCCGCAGGAATATGATTATTTTCATGAGGGATTGATACTATTTACGTATCTTCACCTTGCTCCTGAATATGATCTTACAAAAGCATTACTCGAAAGGAAAGTAACAGCTATTGCTTACGAAACAATTCAATTGGATAATGGTTACCTTCCTTTATTAACACCGATGAGTGAAGTTGCGGGCAGGAAGTCGGTCCAAATCGGAGCCCAATTCTTAGAAAAGCCTTATGGTGGAAAAGGTATTCTTTTAAGCGGAGTACCTGGTGTGGCTTCAGCAGAGGTCGTCATTGTTGGAGGAGGCGTAGTAGGGACCAATGCTGCAAAAATGGCCGTTGGTTTAGGAGCAAATGTAACGATACTTGATATAAGTGCTTCACGCTTAAGAAAATTAGATGATCAATTTCAAGGACGTTTAAATACATTGATATCCAATCCTTACAATATTGCCGAGGCAGTAAGAAAGGCAGACTTATTGGTAGGTGCCGTATTGATTCCTGGAGCACAGGCACCAAGAATTGTAACAGAAGAAATGGTTAAGTCGATGCAAGAAGGATCGGTAGTAGTGGATGTGGCGATTGACCAAGGTGGGTCAATCGAAACAATTGATCGGGTTACAACACATAGCGATCCAACCTATAAAAAATATGGTGTGATACATTACGCGGTGGCTAATATTCCAGGCGCTGTTCCGCGTACATCTACCATTGCGCTAACAAATGTTACCGTTCCATATGGATTGGAAATTGCCAACAAAGGGGTTTGTAAAGCATCACTTGAAAATACAGCTTTAGCTAAAGGGATTAATTTGATAGATGGGAAAGTAACGTTCAAGGCTGTTGCTGAAGCTCATAAATTGGCCTATACCAATATTAAACAAATAGTAAATAATCAAACTATAGCTATATAA
- a CDS encoding aldehyde dehydrogenase family protein: MINHYSKQYINGVWREGKSETVYNDTNPFNDEVLTSFKLSTKTDVDEAYESALKAQKDWAKTSAETKKAIFYRAAEIFEEKKNEFVQVIVQETGSSVLKATGEVISIIDMIRHAASYSDRMEAPDVLLSSMPGKESLVYHKPAGVVGIISPFNYPLFLSMRAVAPALAVGDAVVLKPDLQTQISGGFIIAEVFEQAGLPKGVLNVISFTIEEVGDYFVEHPTPQIISFTGSTAVGRHIGALCGKHLKKVALELGGNSPFIVLEDADIDQAIDAAIFGKFIHQGQICMITNRILVQRSLYDEFVNRYVQRASELPYGNPIDQKVVIGPIINNNQINKILKIVEEGKKEGNRLVLEGKRAGNVLTPFVFTDVNNDSKLAQTEIFGPVAIIIPFDTEAEALQMANKTEYGLSGAVFTQDIERGIEFARQLESGMAHVNDQTVNSSPNAPFGGEKASGLGRYGGEWGFEEFTSVKWVTVQRTPRKYPF; encoded by the coding sequence ATGATAAATCATTATTCCAAGCAATATATAAATGGTGTATGGCGTGAGGGGAAAAGTGAAACCGTCTATAACGATACTAATCCTTTTAATGATGAGGTACTGACATCCTTTAAGCTTTCTACAAAAACAGATGTAGATGAAGCGTATGAATCAGCCCTGAAAGCTCAAAAGGATTGGGCAAAAACTTCTGCAGAAACAAAAAAAGCGATCTTTTACCGTGCTGCAGAAATTTTTGAAGAAAAAAAAAATGAATTCGTTCAAGTTATTGTCCAAGAAACGGGAAGCTCAGTATTAAAGGCAACAGGCGAAGTTATTAGCATTATTGACATGATTAGACATGCGGCAAGCTATAGTGACAGAATGGAAGCCCCTGATGTTCTTTTATCATCGATGCCAGGGAAAGAAAGTCTTGTTTACCATAAGCCTGCCGGTGTGGTGGGAATTATTAGTCCTTTTAATTATCCACTTTTCCTTTCCATGCGTGCAGTTGCTCCAGCGTTAGCTGTAGGAGATGCAGTAGTATTAAAACCGGATCTGCAAACTCAAATATCCGGCGGCTTTATCATTGCAGAGGTCTTTGAGCAGGCAGGTCTGCCAAAAGGAGTCCTGAACGTCATTTCATTTACTATTGAAGAAGTAGGAGATTACTTTGTAGAGCATCCTACTCCTCAAATCATATCATTTACCGGATCAACAGCTGTTGGAAGGCATATTGGCGCTCTTTGCGGCAAGCATTTGAAAAAAGTGGCCCTTGAACTGGGAGGCAACAGTCCTTTCATCGTACTGGAGGATGCTGACATAGATCAGGCAATCGATGCAGCCATTTTTGGCAAGTTCATTCATCAGGGACAAATCTGTATGATTACAAACCGTATCCTTGTACAGCGAAGCCTTTACGATGAATTTGTCAATCGCTATGTACAAAGAGCAAGCGAGCTGCCTTACGGAAACCCCATTGATCAAAAGGTAGTAATTGGACCTATTATCAATAATAATCAAATCAATAAAATTTTAAAGATAGTTGAAGAAGGAAAGAAAGAAGGCAACCGCTTAGTGCTGGAAGGAAAACGGGCTGGGAATGTTCTCACTCCATTTGTTTTTACTGATGTAAACAACGATTCAAAACTGGCTCAAACTGAAATATTCGGACCTGTTGCCATCATTATTCCTTTTGATACAGAGGCAGAAGCTCTTCAAATGGCGAATAAAACAGAATATGGCCTATCCGGTGCAGTATTTACTCAAGATATTGAACGAGGAATCGAATTCGCCCGGCAGCTTGAAAGCGGTATGGCACATGTAAATGACCAGACTGTTAATTCTTCACCAAACGCGCCGTTTGGCGGAGAAAAAGCCTCAGGACTTGGCCGCTATGGCGGGGAATGGGGATTTGAAGAATTTACAAGTGTAAAATGGGTTACTGTGCAAAGAACACCTAGAAAATACCCGTTCTAA
- a CDS encoding nucleoside 2-deoxyribosyltransferase — translation MEHSSQRTIRVFIASPFFNKDQVDRIYRLEQALKRNPYVADVFSARYHQFEQLTFGSMEWRKATFHNDLKFLRRADVMVVILDFEGSNVDSGTAFEVGYGYAMQKPIILINEKVPIINLMMAESLHAYLTRVEDIAFYDFLRMPAKPYTGKVI, via the coding sequence ATGGAACACAGTTCCCAAAGGACAATAAGAGTATTTATTGCCAGTCCATTTTTTAACAAAGATCAGGTTGACCGCATATACCGCTTAGAACAGGCTTTAAAACGGAATCCTTATGTTGCGGATGTTTTTTCTGCGCGATATCATCAGTTTGAGCAGCTCACATTTGGTTCTATGGAATGGAGAAAAGCAACGTTCCATAACGATCTGAAATTTTTAAGAAGGGCTGACGTTATGGTGGTCATTCTTGATTTTGAAGGATCCAATGTGGATAGCGGGACTGCATTTGAAGTTGGATACGGTTATGCCATGCAAAAGCCCATCATTCTTATTAATGAAAAAGTGCCCATCATTAATTTGATGATGGCAGAAAGCTTGCATGCTTATCTTACGAGAGTGGAAGACATTGCATTCTATGATTTTCTACGTATGCCAGCCAAGCCATACACGGGAAAAGTTATCTAG
- a CDS encoding CoA-acylating methylmalonate-semialdehyde dehydrogenase — MTTFTENVKYLKNYIGGEWVDSTSDQKERVVNPATGEVIAEIPLSTKADVDRAVYAANEVFKTWSQTAVPKRARILFKYQQLLVDNWEKLAKLVTIENGKSLSEAMGEVQRGIECVEFAAGAPSFMMGKNLPDIATSLESGMYRYPLGVVAGITPFNFPMMVPCWMFPIAIACGNTFVLKPSERTPLLAARLVELIEEAGLPKGVVNIVNGAHDVVNSMLEHKDIKAISFVGSQPVAEYVYKKGTANLKRVQALSGAKNHSIVLKDANLNLAAREITNAAFGSAGERCMAAAVVAVEEEIADELINKLAELADEIKIGNGLDEGVFLGPVIREGHKKRTIDYIESGVDQGAVLVRDGRKDDAVNGEGYFVGPTIFDHVTQEMKIWQDEIFAPVLSVVRVKDLTEAIDLANASKLANGACLYTDSAAAVRQFRETIHAGMLGVNVGVPAPMAFFPFSGYKDSFYGDLHVNGADGFEFYTRKKMLTARYL, encoded by the coding sequence ATGACAACTTTCACTGAAAATGTAAAATATCTAAAAAATTATATTGGAGGCGAGTGGGTCGACTCCACTTCTGATCAGAAAGAAAGGGTTGTCAATCCAGCCACTGGGGAAGTAATCGCAGAAATTCCTCTTTCTACAAAGGCAGATGTTGATCGTGCAGTTTATGCAGCAAATGAAGTATTTAAGACCTGGTCACAGACAGCCGTTCCAAAACGAGCCCGTATTTTATTTAAGTATCAGCAGCTACTAGTTGATAATTGGGAGAAACTTGCCAAACTGGTCACGATTGAAAATGGAAAAAGTCTTTCAGAGGCGATGGGAGAGGTACAGCGCGGGATTGAATGTGTAGAATTCGCAGCGGGAGCACCTTCCTTCATGATGGGTAAAAATCTCCCTGATATTGCTACCAGTCTTGAATCCGGCATGTATCGCTACCCGCTTGGGGTGGTGGCAGGCATTACCCCCTTCAACTTTCCGATGATGGTTCCATGCTGGATGTTCCCCATTGCCATTGCCTGCGGAAATACATTTGTATTAAAGCCATCCGAGCGTACACCTCTTCTTGCAGCGCGACTGGTTGAATTAATCGAAGAAGCAGGTCTTCCAAAGGGAGTTGTAAATATTGTCAACGGGGCGCATGATGTCGTAAACAGTATGCTTGAGCACAAAGACATCAAAGCTATTTCCTTTGTCGGTTCACAGCCAGTCGCAGAATATGTCTACAAAAAAGGAACTGCGAACCTGAAGCGTGTTCAAGCTCTTTCAGGTGCCAAAAATCACTCCATTGTATTAAAGGACGCAAACCTTAATCTAGCAGCAAGAGAAATTACGAATGCAGCTTTTGGCTCAGCAGGCGAACGCTGCATGGCCGCTGCAGTTGTTGCTGTAGAAGAAGAGATTGCAGATGAATTGATTAATAAATTGGCAGAATTGGCAGATGAAATCAAAATCGGCAATGGCCTTGATGAAGGTGTTTTCTTAGGACCGGTTATTCGTGAAGGACATAAAAAAAGGACAATCGATTATATTGAGTCTGGTGTCGATCAGGGCGCTGTGCTTGTTCGTGATGGACGTAAGGATGACGCAGTTAATGGAGAAGGCTATTTTGTCGGTCCGACTATTTTTGACCATGTCACTCAGGAAATGAAAATCTGGCAGGATGAAATCTTTGCACCTGTACTTTCCGTCGTAAGAGTAAAGGATTTAACAGAAGCAATCGATTTGGCCAATGCATCAAAATTAGCGAATGGTGCTTGTTTGTACACTGACAGTGCAGCCGCAGTAAGACAGTTTCGCGAAACAATACATGCAGGAATGCTGGGCGTAAATGTTGGCGTACCAGCACCAATGGCATTCTTTCCATTTTCGGGCTATAAGGATTCATTTTATGGCGATTTACATGTAAATGGGGCAGATGGTTTTGAATTTTATACAAGGAAAAAAATGCTGACTGCACGTTATTTATAA